The following are from one region of the Ischnura elegans chromosome X, ioIscEleg1.1, whole genome shotgun sequence genome:
- the LOC124170733 gene encoding ubiquitin-conjugating enzyme E2 J1-like produces METQAIYNPRSPAVKRLMREAVELKDPADEYFVQPLEDNLFEWHFTINGPPSTEFEGGIYHGRIVLPTEYPMKPPNIIILTPNGRFETNKSICLSISGHHPETWQPSWSIRTALLALIAFMPSPGKGMIGALDYTVEERKTLARKSRSWRCPICGDVSQLVGRKTGAATRQSNEVVTRTSTENGNIPPLQEIQDGCFLPCKDNNEAQFNEQQQEVIPSVDGRSDETGPSVISHVMTSRPPSSEILKSYAPLSIIIALIALLVFRRIFLL; encoded by the exons ATGGAGACGCAAGCAATTTACAATCCTAGAAGCCCAG CGGTTAAACGACTTATGAGAGAAGCTGTTGAACTGAAGGATCCTGCTGATGAATATTTTGTCCAGCCTTTGGAGGATAATTTGTTTGAATGGCATTTTACAATCAATGGTCCACCATCAACAGAATTCGAAGGAGGAATTTACCACGGACGAATTGTTCTTCCTACGGAGTACCCTATGAAGCCACCAAACATAATTATCTTAACC CCCAATGGGAGGTTTGAGACTAATAAAAGCATATGTCTCAGCATCTCGGGTCATCATCCAGAAACCTGGCAGCCATCATGGTCTATACGCACAGCCCTACTTGCTTTGATTGCATTTATGCCCAGTCCTGGGAAAGGAATGATTGGGGCTCTTGACTACACTGTTGAGGAACGAAAGACTCTAGCTAGAAA GTCTCGTTCCTGGCGCTGCCCTATCTGTGGTGATGTGTCCCAATTAGTTGGTAGGAAAACTGGGGCTGCTACACGCCAAAGTAATGAAGTGGTTACTCGAACAAGTACG gaaaatggtAACATACCACCATTACAGGAGATACAAGATGGCTGTTTTCTTCCCTGCAAGGATAATAATGAGGCTCAGTTCAATGAGCAGCAGCAGGAAGTGATTCCCAGTGTTGATGGAAGGAGTGATGAAACGGGACCATCGGTCATATCCCATGTGATGACATCCAGGCCTCCTAGTTCAGAAATTTTGAAGAGTTATGCACCTCTGAGTATAATTATTGCATTGATTGCACTTCTTGTGTTTCGGAGAATATTTTTGTTGTGA